In Amycolatopsis sulphurea, one genomic interval encodes:
- a CDS encoding TauD/TfdA family dioxygenase — protein MSSLSKATPHEMDLCPGLPALLRVDAAGDAAGWASTHRDTVRGLVAEHGAVLVRGLGLADQATVAAVFGKLTADLMTEREAFAPRTAYPDSVYSSTAWPPNQPMCMHHELSYTLEFPRLMLLACLSPPTAGGATGVCDSPTVLAALPDGLRARFEREGWLLTRSFNDEIGASVTEVFGTENRTAIEDYCHANGIEFAWQPGGDLRTRQRRSAIVGHPVTGQRCWFNQIAFLNEWTLAPEVHEYLVDIYGADGLPFNTRFGNGDPIGEDVVQLLNQVYEANTVREPWQAGDLMLVDNIRTAHSRDAFEGPREVLVGLADAVRLSDCSPTVEVKTR, from the coding sequence ATGTCGTCCTTGTCCAAGGCAACCCCGCACGAGATGGACCTGTGCCCCGGCCTGCCGGCATTGCTGCGGGTCGACGCCGCTGGCGATGCGGCCGGCTGGGCGAGTACACACCGGGACACGGTACGCGGGCTGGTCGCCGAACACGGCGCGGTACTGGTGCGCGGCCTCGGGCTCGCCGATCAGGCCACGGTCGCCGCGGTGTTCGGGAAGTTGACCGCCGATCTGATGACCGAGCGGGAAGCCTTCGCACCCCGCACGGCCTACCCCGACAGCGTGTACTCCTCGACGGCATGGCCACCGAACCAGCCGATGTGCATGCACCACGAACTGAGCTACACCCTGGAGTTCCCCAGGCTGATGCTGCTCGCGTGCCTCAGCCCGCCGACCGCCGGCGGGGCCACGGGAGTCTGCGACTCGCCCACCGTACTGGCCGCGCTGCCGGACGGCCTACGCGCACGGTTCGAGCGCGAGGGCTGGCTGCTCACCCGCAGCTTCAACGACGAGATCGGGGCATCGGTCACCGAGGTGTTCGGCACCGAGAACCGCACCGCGATCGAGGACTACTGCCATGCCAACGGGATCGAATTCGCATGGCAGCCGGGCGGCGATCTGCGCACCAGGCAACGCCGCAGCGCGATCGTCGGGCACCCGGTCACAGGCCAACGCTGCTGGTTCAACCAAATCGCCTTCCTCAACGAATGGACGCTGGCCCCCGAAGTGCACGAGTACCTGGTTGACATCTACGGCGCCGACGGGCTGCCGTTCAACACCAGGTTCGGCAACGGCGACCCGATCGGTGAGGACGTCGTGCAACTGCTCAACCAGGTGTACGAGGCCAACACCGTGCGCGAGCCGTGGCAGGCAGGAGACCTCATGCTTGTGGACAACATCCGTACCGCGCATAGCAGGGACGCTTTCGAAGGACCGCGGGAGGTACTCGTCGGGCTGGCCGACGCGGTACGTCTTTCCGACTGTTCCCCCACTGTCGAGGTGAAAACCAGATGA
- a CDS encoding non-ribosomal peptide synthetase — translation MTIGQGDDREHWRQVLTAGGRTIIPRWTLTPVAGVTERQAPIPVGVMATIRLLAEQLRVPLSSVLLAAHAKVLAALSSEHEVRTGYVTETGGLPLPCRLSTESASWRELIEHTGRIESQILAYQDFAIDDLRTELGITEPLFDTVFDPTGAVGPLAGGTVLRVGVSGEQQMLRLRYRTDVLDSDSADRVIGYHLSALTLIHADIDARHSGQSLLSAGELQLQLEGLAGPRVELPDLRCHELFQRRVAERPDAIAAVCGERRWSYRELNARANLLARALVARGLRREGVVAVVTERDLDWLAAVLAVFKAGGVYLPIEPHFPADRIEATLRRAGCELVLTELGSTTTLRRAVESLPEVRTLFVDAAYEEDHADGDLTIAVDADQLAYIYFTSGSTGEPKGAMCEHAGMINHLHAKINSLGVTGDAVVAQVAPQCFDISLWQLVSALLVGGTTLLIEQDVVLDVERFVDQLMRDRVTVLQVVPSYLEVVLSFMESNAVALPDLRCVSVTGEALKADLAQRWFATMPGITLVNAYGLTETSDDTNHEVMDHAPQRERVPLGPPVQNVRVYIVDEHLAPVPLGAPGEIVFSGVCVGRGYVNDPERTRLAFTTDPHRPGARLYRSGDRGRWLPEGKLEFLGRRDSQVKIRGFRIEIGEIENILLRVPGVRDGAVVVTQRGGQGARLVAFYSGRQPLDVDLLRDGLGAALPEYMMPSAFHWREQLPVTANGKVDKKNLTALATELDAMDEDYPEPSTHTERWLADAWARVLGIQLGRIGRRDHFFDRGGTSLSAVKLAITLHRAVSLKDVTKHPILADLAALIDGRSEPLASS, via the coding sequence ATGACAATCGGCCAGGGGGACGACCGCGAGCACTGGCGTCAAGTACTCACCGCTGGCGGCCGTACCATCATCCCCCGATGGACACTCACCCCTGTCGCCGGCGTCACCGAACGCCAGGCACCGATTCCCGTCGGGGTCATGGCCACAATCCGGCTGCTGGCAGAGCAACTTCGCGTGCCGCTGAGTTCGGTACTGCTGGCAGCGCACGCCAAGGTACTAGCCGCGCTGTCGAGTGAACACGAGGTGCGTACCGGCTACGTCACCGAGACCGGTGGCCTGCCACTGCCCTGCCGGCTCAGTACCGAATCCGCGTCCTGGCGCGAACTGATCGAGCACACCGGGCGGATCGAATCACAAATCCTGGCCTACCAGGATTTCGCCATCGACGATCTGCGTACCGAACTCGGCATCACCGAGCCGCTGTTCGACACGGTGTTCGACCCCACCGGCGCCGTAGGGCCGCTTGCCGGGGGCACGGTGCTGCGGGTGGGCGTTTCGGGCGAGCAACAGATGCTGCGGCTGCGCTACCGAACCGATGTGCTGGACTCGGACAGTGCCGACCGTGTCATCGGATACCACCTGAGCGCACTCACGCTGATCCACGCCGACATCGACGCGCGGCACAGCGGACAGAGTCTGCTCTCCGCCGGGGAATTACAGCTGCAGCTCGAAGGGCTGGCCGGGCCACGTGTGGAGTTACCGGATCTGCGCTGCCACGAACTGTTCCAACGCCGCGTCGCCGAACGCCCGGACGCCATCGCCGCCGTATGTGGCGAGCGACGATGGTCTTACCGGGAACTCAACGCCCGCGCCAACCTCCTGGCCAGGGCGCTGGTGGCGCGCGGGCTGCGTCGCGAAGGCGTCGTCGCGGTGGTGACCGAACGTGACCTGGACTGGCTGGCCGCCGTACTCGCCGTGTTCAAGGCCGGCGGCGTCTACCTGCCCATCGAACCGCACTTCCCTGCCGATCGCATCGAGGCCACCCTGCGCAGGGCCGGGTGTGAGCTGGTACTGACCGAACTGGGCAGTACGACCACCCTGCGCCGGGCCGTCGAATCGCTTCCCGAGGTCCGCACACTGTTCGTGGACGCCGCCTATGAGGAGGACCACGCCGACGGCGATCTCACCATCGCCGTCGACGCCGATCAGCTTGCCTACATCTACTTCACCTCGGGCTCCACGGGCGAGCCCAAGGGGGCGATGTGCGAACACGCCGGGATGATCAACCATCTCCACGCCAAGATCAACAGCCTCGGTGTCACCGGGGACGCGGTGGTAGCGCAGGTCGCTCCACAGTGCTTTGACATCTCGCTGTGGCAATTGGTTTCCGCCTTGCTGGTCGGCGGCACCACGCTGCTGATCGAGCAGGACGTGGTCCTGGATGTGGAGCGGTTCGTCGATCAGCTCATGCGGGACCGGGTCACCGTGTTACAGGTGGTGCCCTCCTACCTTGAGGTCGTACTGTCCTTTATGGAAAGCAACGCGGTCGCGTTGCCGGACCTGCGGTGCGTGTCGGTCACCGGTGAGGCGCTCAAGGCCGACCTGGCCCAACGCTGGTTCGCCACGATGCCGGGTATCACGCTGGTCAACGCCTACGGGCTCACCGAGACCTCGGACGACACCAACCACGAAGTGATGGACCACGCGCCGCAGCGGGAACGAGTGCCGCTGGGGCCACCGGTGCAGAACGTTCGCGTGTATATCGTCGACGAGCATCTCGCCCCGGTCCCGCTCGGCGCCCCCGGCGAGATCGTGTTCTCCGGGGTGTGCGTCGGCCGCGGCTACGTCAACGACCCCGAGCGCACCAGGCTGGCGTTCACGACCGACCCACACCGGCCGGGTGCCCGCCTCTACCGCAGCGGCGACCGCGGCCGCTGGCTGCCAGAGGGCAAGCTGGAGTTCCTCGGCCGGCGCGACTCCCAGGTCAAGATCCGCGGCTTCCGCATCGAAATCGGCGAGATCGAGAACATCCTGCTGCGGGTGCCCGGAGTGCGCGACGGCGCGGTGGTCGTAACCCAACGTGGCGGGCAGGGCGCGCGACTGGTCGCGTTCTACTCCGGCCGGCAGCCTCTTGACGTAGACCTGTTACGGGACGGCCTCGGCGCCGCGCTGCCCGAGTACATGATGCCCTCGGCCTTCCACTGGCGCGAACAGTTGCCGGTGACTGCCAACGGCAAGGTAGACAAGAAGAATCTCACCGCGCTGGCCACCGAACTCGACGCCATGGACGAGGACTACCCCGAACCCAGCACCCACACCGAGCGGTGGCTGGCTGATGCATGGGCCAGGGTGCTGGGCATCCAGCTCGGCCGGATCGGTCGCAGGGACCACTTTTTCGACCGGGGCGGTACCTCGCTGTCGGCGGTGAAGCTGGCGATCACCCTGCACCGCGCGGTCTCGCTCAAGGACGTCACCAAGCACCCGATCCTCGCCGATCTGGCCGCGCTGATCGACGGCAGGTCAGAACCACTGGCTTCGTCCTGA
- a CDS encoding Pls/PosA family non-ribosomal peptide synthetase, whose amino-acid sequence MSTFAYVVFVKHIVCRTGCKIVNSDAERVTRGLRRAIIENMDLTESPVARSDSATDAERAFAEVMADITGRERVAVDSNFFDDLGADSLLMAQFCARVRKQADLPSVSIKDIYRNPTIVSLVSALAENQDVPAEAPPPAPTGPPRSAGTLEYVGCGVLQVLAFLAYSLLVAEVLSAGTGWVSAGSGLLDYYLRSAGFGAVVLVMLCTLPIALKWILIGRWRPQQIRLWSLAYVRFWVVKTLVQRNLLALLFVGSPLYSLYLRALGAKIGRGVTIFSHFVPVCTDLLTIGDGTVICKDTYFTTYRAQAGVIQTGAVTVGADAYIGEMSVLDIDTRLGDGAQLGHTSSLHAGQAVPDRQSWHGSPAVPAEVNYRRVGPRACGRFRRAMFAVRQTLTMVLLLGPLVFGLLGLLLTAAPQLSPVLGLGTAALDFSDPAFYGKALIVSWVLYFGLRLIGFLLMISLPRLLNLAITPGEVYRLYGFRYSAHRLIRVLTNMRFFKTIFGDSSAIVHYLSALGCQVSTAEQTGSNFGLQEKFENPFLVSTGAGTMIADGLSIINAEYTSTSFRLSRTAIGARNFLGNNVAYPAGARTGENCLLATRVLVPLDGPVREGVGLLGSPSFEIPRSVERDSQFDHPRTPAEFRRRLAAKTRHNAASMLLYALHQWLFFFGLVLLTWVSAVYYNAVGGPLLAVGSVVTIVYGIVYFIAVERITVLLRPQNPLSCSIYDRRFWRHERFWKAAATTVHTQVLSGTPLKGVAWRLLGARVGKRLFDDGCAMHEKTLVSIGDDVTLNAGANIQCHSQEDGGFKMDRITIGHGCTVGVGAWVHYGVTMGPGSVLAPDSFLMKGEEVPDNARWGGNPARQIRADHDQ is encoded by the coding sequence ATGTCAACCTTCGCCTATGTGGTATTTGTCAAACACATTGTGTGTCGAACAGGTTGCAAAATTGTCAATTCTGACGCCGAGAGGGTTACACGCGGGTTACGTCGGGCGATCATCGAGAATATGGATCTCACCGAGTCACCGGTCGCCCGCTCCGACTCGGCGACCGACGCTGAACGCGCATTTGCCGAGGTGATGGCCGATATCACTGGTCGAGAGCGCGTGGCGGTCGACAGCAACTTCTTTGACGATCTCGGGGCCGACTCACTGCTGATGGCCCAGTTCTGCGCACGGGTACGCAAGCAGGCGGACCTTCCCTCGGTGTCGATAAAGGACATCTACAGGAATCCGACCATCGTCAGTCTCGTCTCGGCATTGGCCGAGAACCAGGACGTCCCTGCCGAAGCGCCTCCACCGGCTCCGACGGGGCCACCGCGGAGCGCCGGTACGCTGGAATACGTCGGCTGCGGGGTCCTGCAAGTCCTGGCCTTCCTGGCCTATTCTTTACTCGTAGCCGAGGTGCTCAGTGCGGGCACCGGCTGGGTCTCGGCAGGTAGCGGTCTGCTTGACTACTACTTGCGCTCGGCCGGCTTCGGCGCCGTGGTGCTGGTCATGCTGTGCACGCTTCCGATCGCGCTCAAATGGATACTCATCGGACGCTGGCGACCGCAGCAGATCCGCCTGTGGAGCCTGGCCTACGTCCGCTTCTGGGTGGTCAAGACATTGGTCCAGCGGAACCTGCTGGCCTTGTTGTTCGTCGGCTCCCCGCTCTACTCGCTGTACCTGCGGGCACTCGGCGCGAAGATCGGGCGAGGAGTGACGATCTTCTCGCACTTCGTCCCGGTGTGCACCGACCTGCTCACCATCGGCGACGGCACAGTGATCTGCAAGGACACCTACTTCACCACCTACCGCGCGCAGGCCGGGGTGATCCAGACCGGCGCGGTCACCGTCGGCGCCGACGCCTACATCGGCGAGATGTCCGTACTGGACATCGACACCCGGCTCGGCGACGGCGCCCAGCTCGGACACACCTCGTCCCTGCACGCCGGACAGGCCGTCCCGGACCGTCAGAGCTGGCACGGCTCACCGGCGGTGCCCGCCGAAGTGAACTACCGGCGGGTCGGACCGAGGGCCTGCGGCAGGTTCCGGCGGGCCATGTTCGCCGTGCGCCAGACACTGACCATGGTCCTGCTGCTGGGCCCACTGGTGTTCGGTCTGCTCGGCCTGTTGTTGACCGCGGCGCCGCAGCTCAGCCCGGTGCTGGGGCTGGGAACGGCCGCGCTGGACTTCAGCGACCCGGCGTTCTACGGCAAGGCCCTCATCGTCTCCTGGGTACTGTACTTCGGCCTGCGGCTGATCGGTTTCCTGCTCATGATCAGCCTTCCGCGTCTGCTCAACCTGGCCATCACCCCAGGCGAGGTCTATCGCCTCTACGGCTTCCGATACTCGGCACACCGCCTGATCAGAGTGCTCACCAATATGCGGTTCTTCAAGACCATCTTCGGTGACAGCTCGGCCATCGTGCATTACCTGAGCGCACTGGGCTGCCAGGTGTCCACGGCTGAGCAGACCGGCTCCAACTTCGGGTTGCAGGAAAAGTTCGAGAACCCCTTCCTGGTCTCGACCGGGGCCGGCACGATGATCGCTGACGGTTTGTCGATCATCAACGCCGAGTACACCAGCACCTCTTTTCGCCTGTCGCGGACGGCCATTGGGGCACGGAACTTCCTCGGCAACAACGTCGCCTACCCCGCCGGCGCCAGGACCGGAGAGAACTGCCTGCTGGCCACCAGGGTCCTGGTGCCCCTGGATGGTCCGGTGCGGGAAGGGGTGGGACTGCTCGGCTCGCCCAGCTTCGAGATCCCGCGCTCGGTGGAGCGCGACAGCCAGTTCGACCACCCGAGGACCCCGGCGGAGTTCCGGCGCAGGCTGGCCGCCAAGACCCGGCACAACGCGGCGTCCATGCTGCTCTACGCACTGCACCAATGGCTGTTCTTCTTCGGGCTGGTGCTGTTGACCTGGGTTTCGGCGGTCTACTACAACGCGGTCGGCGGACCGCTGCTCGCGGTCGGCTCGGTGGTCACGATCGTCTACGGAATCGTCTACTTCATAGCCGTGGAGCGGATAACGGTCCTGCTCAGGCCGCAGAACCCGCTGTCGTGCTCGATCTATGACCGGCGGTTCTGGCGGCACGAACGGTTTTGGAAAGCGGCCGCGACGACCGTGCACACGCAAGTACTCAGTGGCACTCCGCTCAAGGGCGTGGCGTGGCGACTTCTGGGAGCCAGGGTCGGCAAACGGTTGTTCGACGACGGCTGTGCCATGCATGAAAAAACGCTGGTGAGTATCGGTGATGATGTCACGCTCAACGCCGGCGCCAACATCCAGTGCCATTCGCAGGAGGACGGTGGCTTCAAGATGGACCGCATCACCATCGGTCACGGCTGCACCGTCGGTGTCGGCGCCTGGGTGCACTACGGCGTGACGATGGGCCCGGGTTCGGTCCTCGCCCCGGATTCCTTCCTCATGAAGGGTGAGGAGGTCCCCGACAACGCGCGATGGGGCGGGAACCCGGCGCGCCAGATTCGGGCCGATCACGACCAGTAG
- a CDS encoding ISL3 family transposase, with amino-acid sequence MLFDLDGVAVARVYRDSDGIRVVQVVTADQAARVCPGCGTRATRVKGLVTTRPRDLEHGGGPVRLQWRKRRWVCGATSCHRGSFTEQIPQLAAGMRTTGRLRRAAGVAVVDGGRTLTQAGRDLGLSWPTVHREFTAYARQVLPGTPAPTDVLGVDEVRRGKPVWEQDEQTGKWRLATDRWHVGFVDVTGRQGLFGQVEGRATTVVVDWITAHDSDWQASIRYVAIDMCAVFRAAVRRALPHAQVVVDCFHVVQLANRRLAELRRRCTWAQRRRRGRRGDPEWAVRGLLRRNAEDLTAEQRDTLTRTLTEIGTYGRWILTGWHAKEKLRTLLRLTAKHAHTGPDRHAISNARYQFMTHCLDSRQPELISLAQTIDDWWDGIEAYILTGITNAASEGNNRLIKLEARNAFGFRNPANQRLRSRCATTRQGPTRQTPRSTLKTQYGSVVKLDHARQLANCQRSKICCQRRRSVTPCGVRQGEASHLGGNTLPR; translated from the coding sequence GTGTTGTTCGATCTCGACGGGGTGGCGGTAGCACGTGTCTACCGGGACAGCGACGGCATCCGGGTGGTGCAGGTGGTCACCGCTGATCAGGCTGCCCGTGTCTGTCCTGGCTGTGGGACAAGGGCCACTCGGGTCAAGGGGCTGGTCACGACCCGCCCGCGCGATCTGGAGCACGGTGGTGGACCGGTTCGCCTCCAGTGGCGCAAACGCCGGTGGGTCTGCGGCGCGACCAGCTGTCACCGAGGCTCATTCACCGAGCAGATCCCGCAGCTCGCTGCCGGAATGCGCACCACAGGCCGGTTGCGGCGGGCGGCGGGCGTCGCGGTGGTCGATGGCGGGCGCACCCTCACCCAGGCCGGCCGCGATCTTGGGCTGTCCTGGCCGACCGTGCACCGGGAGTTCACCGCCTACGCCCGCCAGGTGCTGCCCGGCACACCAGCGCCCACCGACGTGCTCGGGGTGGACGAGGTCCGTCGTGGCAAGCCCGTGTGGGAGCAGGATGAACAGACCGGAAAGTGGCGTCTGGCAACGGATCGCTGGCATGTCGGCTTCGTGGATGTCACTGGCAGGCAAGGGTTGTTCGGACAGGTTGAGGGGCGGGCCACGACCGTCGTCGTGGACTGGATCACCGCTCACGACAGCGACTGGCAGGCATCTATCCGGTACGTGGCCATCGATATGTGTGCGGTCTTTCGGGCCGCCGTACGCCGCGCACTGCCGCACGCCCAGGTGGTGGTGGACTGTTTCCACGTCGTCCAGTTGGCCAACCGCAGGCTGGCCGAGCTGCGGCGTCGCTGCACCTGGGCGCAACGACGGCGGCGTGGCCGGCGCGGCGACCCGGAGTGGGCGGTACGCGGCCTATTACGCCGCAACGCCGAAGACCTCACCGCAGAACAACGAGACACCCTGACCCGCACGCTTACCGAGATAGGCACCTACGGACGCTGGATCCTGACAGGCTGGCACGCCAAGGAAAAACTCCGAACCCTGCTACGACTGACCGCTAAACACGCCCACACCGGCCCGGACCGCCACGCGATCTCCAACGCCCGATACCAGTTCATGACCCACTGCCTGGACTCCCGCCAGCCCGAACTGATCAGCCTCGCCCAGACCATCGACGACTGGTGGGACGGCATCGAGGCCTACATCCTCACCGGCATCACCAACGCCGCCAGCGAAGGCAACAACCGGTTGATCAAGCTGGAAGCCCGTAACGCGTTCGGTTTCCGCAACCCAGCCAACCAACGCCTGCGCTCACGCTGCGCAACCACCCGACAAGGCCCGACGAGACAGACTCCCCGATCAACTTTGAAGACCCAGTATGGTTCAGTTGTCAAACTGGACCATGCGCGCCAATTGGCTAATTGCCAACGGTCGAAGATTTGTTGTCAAAGAAGGCGGAGTGTGACCCCTTGTGGTGTCCGCCAAGGTGAGGCGTCACACCTTGGTGGTAACACCCTCCCCCGTTAA
- a CDS encoding winged helix-turn-helix domain-containing protein — MVKRSRSSGVRGKSRGGKKVPARRDFEALRERRMRAVELFKRGKRQVDVAAELEVSAQTASRWYRAWQDGGRDALVGAGRAGRLPRLSGKQIDEVEAVLTEGPKANGYPTDMWTLARVSEVIEKVTGVRYSTTQTWTILRERLGWSRQRPARRAVERNDEAIEAWVKTEWPRIKRGPTPRSLDLFPRRKRILPAARSAGHLGTPRPNSGAATPVLLAAPASAAARWNVSSYSAGGTSPQ, encoded by the coding sequence GTGGTGAAGCGTTCGCGGTCGTCGGGCGTCCGGGGAAAGTCCCGTGGTGGCAAGAAAGTTCCTGCTCGTCGGGATTTCGAGGCATTGCGGGAACGCCGTATGCGCGCGGTGGAGTTGTTCAAGCGGGGCAAGCGGCAGGTGGATGTGGCCGCCGAGTTGGAGGTGTCGGCGCAGACTGCGTCGCGCTGGTATCGGGCGTGGCAGGACGGTGGCCGCGACGCCCTGGTCGGCGCCGGGCGGGCGGGGCGGTTGCCACGGTTGTCCGGTAAGCAGATCGACGAGGTGGAGGCGGTGTTGACCGAGGGTCCGAAGGCGAACGGGTATCCCACCGACATGTGGACGCTGGCCCGAGTGTCCGAGGTGATCGAGAAAGTCACCGGGGTGCGGTATTCGACCACGCAGACGTGGACGATCCTGCGAGAACGGCTGGGCTGGAGCAGGCAACGCCCCGCACGCCGTGCTGTCGAACGCAACGACGAGGCCATCGAAGCCTGGGTGAAAACCGAGTGGCCCAGGATAAAAAGGGGCCCGACGCCGAGGAGCCTGGATCTGTTTCCAAGACGAAAGCGGATTCTCCCTGCTGCCCGTAGTGCGGGCCACCTGGGCACCCCGCGGCCAAACTCCGGTGCTGCGACACCGGTTCTCCTGGCTGCGCCGGCGTCGGCGGCCGCCCGGTGGAACGTCTCCTCGTACTCAGCCGGCGGAACGTCCCCGCAGTAA
- a CDS encoding DUF6603 domain-containing protein, whose protein sequence is MNGKSPQPISPPATEKPHKADYHPNMAFDPKPTNSGAKPLRVLLLRVKVKANLSSLPVVGPKIPPDLDVRLDSLQVVLGPRLDAGQAQRIDALIGEVGKDLPTLPEQGLPGGVLVGARIGIGKNAAKPLLVPLSKPATTEIATTGPEAPNQAAPIVWLDVKRTLGPVRVDRVGVSYSDGRLWLLVGAALSASGVELAVDGLGLGFRLRRDVDIEGRLDGLSVGYDRPPLTIAGALLNERQAPTSRYSVVVRGAAVVRTPALSVAAMGGYAQPKSGQPSLFLFGELAMKPGQGIGPPPFRVTGLALGFGYNSGVDLPELKQLDEFPLMPGRARAGEKPDLTVLKELGKWVHEVPGQVWVAAGLTVDSFRFISAQAVALVQVGEYFSIMLLGRATAQFPRTGRAYARVGLDLRALYRSSEDLLQLDASLSPGSFLISDDCRLTGGAAFYLWFGRSKHPGDFVFTIGGYHPGFARPMHYPDVERLGFSWSVSDQVSVRGEAYCALTPKAFMVGGRLAVNFHGGPVKAWFTAWLDALIEWSPLYFRVSIGITAGVSLDVWLGTLRAEVSVSLDLWGPPTGGIARIKALGITVKVKFGSGSDSKPALTWSQFREQLLPAEVVAAQPIAGLLAQPHPAAEPVKGAPWVVSSDGFTFTTRSAMPASELLLGTHPFQGGTTVDVRPTGQRSLTSKYSLQVWRVDGGTPVEIPLHDPTLGWQIGKLVESIPQALWGTGDASTSALDKKQAAVLPDRLVGFQVTVPKPELAKNPIASSRAALDLDSSEAAALPLPPSVRPVLPQPTVWRTGAPSRITLIKENIAGKATARTALHTVLAKLTPLADGPLTKYAAMVGNTMAAEPLLTGK, encoded by the coding sequence GTGAACGGGAAAAGCCCGCAGCCGATCAGCCCGCCGGCGACGGAAAAACCGCACAAGGCCGACTATCACCCCAATATGGCGTTCGATCCGAAACCCACGAACAGCGGAGCGAAGCCACTGCGAGTGCTGCTGCTGCGCGTGAAGGTCAAGGCGAACCTGTCCTCGCTGCCCGTGGTCGGCCCGAAGATCCCGCCGGACCTCGACGTTCGCTTGGACAGCCTGCAGGTAGTGCTCGGCCCCCGGCTCGACGCCGGGCAGGCACAGCGGATCGACGCACTGATTGGCGAAGTCGGCAAGGACCTGCCGACCCTGCCGGAACAGGGGCTGCCCGGTGGCGTACTGGTCGGCGCACGGATCGGTATCGGCAAGAACGCGGCGAAACCGCTGCTGGTGCCGCTGAGCAAGCCAGCCACCACCGAGATCGCCACCACCGGCCCAGAGGCACCGAATCAGGCGGCACCCATTGTCTGGCTGGATGTCAAACGCACCCTGGGACCGGTTCGCGTCGATCGGGTCGGTGTGTCCTATTCGGATGGACGGCTCTGGCTGCTGGTCGGGGCAGCGCTGAGCGCGTCCGGAGTGGAGCTCGCGGTCGACGGCCTCGGCCTGGGCTTCCGGTTGCGCCGTGACGTGGACATCGAGGGCAGGCTGGATGGGCTCAGCGTGGGCTACGACCGCCCGCCGCTGACCATCGCCGGTGCGCTGCTGAACGAGCGGCAGGCGCCGACCTCGCGCTATTCGGTGGTGGTGCGGGGCGCGGCCGTCGTGCGCACCCCGGCACTGAGCGTCGCCGCGATGGGCGGTTACGCCCAGCCCAAGAGCGGTCAGCCGTCGCTGTTCCTGTTCGGTGAGCTGGCCATGAAACCGGGCCAGGGCATCGGCCCGCCGCCGTTCCGGGTCACCGGTCTCGCGCTGGGCTTCGGCTACAACAGCGGCGTCGACCTGCCCGAACTCAAGCAGCTCGACGAGTTCCCGCTCATGCCCGGTCGCGCCCGCGCCGGTGAGAAACCGGACTTGACCGTGTTGAAGGAACTGGGGAAATGGGTACACGAGGTACCCGGCCAGGTGTGGGTCGCCGCGGGGCTCACCGTGGACTCGTTCCGGTTCATCTCCGCCCAGGCGGTCGCGCTGGTCCAGGTCGGCGAATACTTCAGCATCATGCTGCTGGGCAGGGCGACCGCGCAGTTCCCGCGAACCGGCCGGGCCTATGCCAGGGTGGGACTGGATCTGCGCGCGCTGTACCGGTCGTCGGAGGACCTACTCCAGCTCGACGCCAGCCTGTCGCCCGGCTCGTTCCTGATCAGCGACGATTGCCGACTCACCGGCGGTGCCGCCTTCTACCTGTGGTTCGGTCGCAGCAAGCATCCCGGCGACTTCGTGTTCACCATCGGCGGCTATCACCCCGGCTTCGCCCGGCCGATGCACTACCCAGACGTCGAACGGCTCGGCTTCAGCTGGTCGGTGTCCGATCAGGTCAGCGTGCGCGGTGAAGCGTATTGCGCGCTCACCCCGAAGGCGTTCATGGTCGGCGGACGGCTCGCGGTCAATTTCCACGGTGGACCGGTGAAAGCGTGGTTCACCGCCTGGCTGGACGCGTTGATCGAATGGTCGCCGCTGTATTTCCGCGTGTCCATCGGGATCACCGCCGGGGTTTCGCTGGACGTCTGGCTCGGCACCCTGCGCGCCGAGGTCAGCGTCTCCCTCGATCTGTGGGGACCGCCGACCGGAGGGATCGCCAGGATCAAGGCGCTCGGCATCACGGTCAAGGTGAAGTTCGGGTCCGGTTCGGACAGCAAACCTGCGCTGACCTGGTCCCAGTTCCGCGAGCAGCTGCTGCCTGCCGAGGTCGTCGCGGCACAGCCGATCGCCGGGCTGCTCGCTCAGCCGCACCCGGCCGCCGAGCCGGTCAAGGGCGCGCCGTGGGTGGTTTCCTCGGATGGCTTCACCTTCACCACCAGGTCCGCCATGCCGGCGTCCGAACTGCTTCTCGGCACGCATCCGTTCCAGGGTGGGACGACCGTCGACGTGCGACCGACCGGGCAACGCAGTCTGACCAGCAAATACAGCCTGCAAGTGTGGCGAGTGGACGGTGGAACGCCGGTCGAGATCCCCCTGCACGACCCCACACTCGGCTGGCAGATCGGCAAGCTCGTCGAGAGCATCCCTCAAGCGCTCTGGGGCACCGGGGACGCGAGCACCTCGGCGCTGGACAAGAAACAGGCGGCGGTGCTGCCGGACCGGCTAGTCGGGTTCCAGGTGACCGTGCCGAAGCCGGAACTGGCCAAGAACCCCATCGCCTCCAGCCGGGCCGCGCTTGATCTCGACTCCTCGGAGGCGGCCGCACTGCCCCTGCCGCCGTCGGTGCGGCCGGTACTGCCCCAGCCCACGGTATGGCGGACGGGCGCACCCAGCCGAATCACCCTGATCAAGGAGAACATCGCCGGCAAGGCAACCGCCCGCACCGCGTTGCACACGGTGCTGGCCAAGCTCACCCCACTGGCCGACGGGCCGCTGACCAAGTACGCCGCCATGGTGGGCAACACCATGGCGGCCGAACCCCTGCTGACCGGGAAGTGA